The following proteins are co-located in the Besnoitia besnoiti strain Bb-Ger1 chromosome Unknown contig00007, whole genome shotgun sequence genome:
- a CDS encoding cytochrome b5 family heme/steroid binding domain-containing protein (encoded by transcript BESB_074550) has translation MDSSLASASSAPVGTGGRFTVSLLERLPSLAESPPSTARFRVLEKISYVWQRHEREGWALAEEFERKMTALLLSDAPRGAQATPRLVVQVGAMDGQVSEPLSDLQSLFSAQSPPSHVSVFLDSSPSSDSSPSPARTPDSPLRSFFSPSLPFRLPVSSALSPALAVASPAAVPASDSPTDSAASSPPPSVAAAAPAVSSLSPSPPQLVVYPPSPRSASEPAPASRGDAEAAAASCAPAASGLSSAFSLSAPSAAGGASKDKAHRRKAANGSLSDRGGSRASSQGLLVPKGCGVGSQARFRDLMEMDKGRKAALAGVRRRISLEELARHRTREDLWVALDGIVYDISSYVAFHPGGARILVEHAGRDISEVFRRYHAWVNAQHILEYNQVGVLE, from the exons ATGGACTCTTCACTGGcatccgcttcttccgcgcccgtCGGCACCGGCGGACGCTTCACAGTCTCCCTGCTGGAGCGGCTTCCGTCCCTCGCCGAGTCTCCGCCCTCCACCGCGCGGTTTCGAGTCTTGGAGAAGATTTCTTACGTGTGGCAGCGGCACGAGCGAGAAGGGtgggcgctcgcggaggagtTTGAGCGGAAAATGACCGCACTTCTTCTCTCGGATGCGCCCCGAGGCGCTCAGGCGACGCCTCGACTGGTGGTGCAAGTTGGAGCT ATGGACGGCCAAGTCTCGGAGCCTCTCTCCGATCTtcagtctctcttctccgcccaGTCCCCCCCCAGCCACGTCTCCGTCTTCCTTgactcttctccctcttcggATTCGtccccgtcgcctgcgcggactCCTGACAGTCCGCtgcgctccttcttctcacCGTCCCTTCCCTTTAGGCTTccagtctcctccgcgctctcccctgcgctcgcggtcgcctctcCAGCAGCCGTGCCCGCGTCTGACAGCCCAACCgactcggcggcgtcttctccgccgccttccgtcgcggctgctgctcctgctgTGTcatcgctctcgccttccccccctcaGCTCGTCGTCTACCCGCCGAGCCCCCGCAGTGCCTCAGAGCCGGCGCCTGCTTCCcggggcgacgcagaagcggctgccgcttcctgtgcacctgcggcctctgggctctcttctgctttctcgctctcggcgccgtcggccgccggcggggcgaGCAAAGACAAAGCACACCGCCGAAAAGCAGCAAATGGATCTCTcagcgacagaggaggaTCACGAGCGAGTTCTCAGGGTCTGCTCGTTCCCAAGGGCTGCGGAG tGGGTAGCCAGGCGCGCTTCCGCGATCTGATGGAAATGGACAAAGGACGTAAGGCCGCCCTGGCTGGCGTTCGTCGCCGGATCTCGCTCGAAGAA CTGGCGCGACATCGCACGCGAGAGGATCTCTGGGTCGCGCTCGACGGCATCGTCTACGACATCAGCTCCTACGTCGCCTTCCatcccggcggcgcgcggattCTCGTTGAGCACGCTGGGCGGGACATTTCAGAAGTTTTCCGCCGCTACCACGCCTGGGTTAATGCGCAGCACATCCTCGAGTATAACCAAGTCGGCGTTCTGGAGTGA